In Streptococcus mitis, the DNA window GATGCCTGGGAAGGTCACAGCGATGGCTTCCCAATCTCCAGCTGGAAGAGTTAAAGAGATGTTTTTATCCCCTTCCTTAAGTGGTGCGATACTTGGACTATCTATACCAACAGCAGGGGCTTTGATGATATCAAATGAATCTAGAGAAATTTTCTTGCGACCTGCTGGTGAATTTGGATCAACTTTCAATGTCAAAATATGATTACCATCGGTCAGATTAGTAAATTCTCCAATTAAGGTTGCCTTTTGGGTAGCTCCAGCTGTGTAGAAGTCTAGACTTGGCATTTCTTTGCCATCTAGTGTCACGAGAGCTTTTCCGAGAGCGGATGTTTTGAGTCCGTAAATTCGAATACCTGTTCCAGTAAATGGAATGGTTGCTTGAGCTTCTGAAGCAGTACTTGGGTCGGCGTTATTGATGTCCGCATATTTTTCTGTGCTCTTATATAATTCAGTATCGCTCCAATCTTTGAATTGAGATCCGTATTGAATGCGAGGGTCGCGGTCATCCATTTTTTCAATGGTTGTTCCTTGTCCCGGTAAAACTTTAAAGTAGTCTAAGGAAATTTTGGAGCGCTCACTGCCACGGTGTTTATGCTCTTGTTTTACAGTGATAGTCATCACATGAGCACCATCTGACAATCCTGTGAAGCGACCGATAAGGCTACCTTTTTCAGTTGCACCTGCAGTATAGAAGTCCAGTTCACCGACTGATTTACCATCGATTTTGACTTCAGCGATTCCCAATTGAGATGATTTGAGACCATAGATTTCAATGCCAACACCATTGAAAGGAATGGTTGCTGTCGCATCTTTATCTGTATAGTTACCTAGTGAAAGGTCGGCAAACTTCTCTGTTCCTCCAAATAATTCTGAGTCTGCCCAGTTTCCAAATGCAGAACCGTATTGGATTCGGCTATCACGGTCATCCATCAATTGGTTATAGGTTTCGACATTGGCCTTTTCGGATACCTGTGTAGAAACATTACCCAGCATAGCCTTAACAGTATAAGTGTAGGCGAGTTGAGGGTCGAGTGAACGGTCGATAAAATGGGTTTGATTGGTCACAAATTCTCTGCTTGCAGAGGTTTGGCCGGATTCGTCTTTCACGTGTCTTTGGATAACATAGTGGGTAGCGCCTTCTACTTGGTTGAAGGTAAGTTCGGCAGTGACGCCATTTTGTCTAACTGCTGTCAGACTGGTTACACGACCAGGGAAATGTTCAAAGGTAATGACATCACCTTTTTGTGTTGCCAGTTGGATGCGGCCATCTTTAAGAACAGTTGCTTTGACAGATTTGCCATTAACCTTAACCTGACTGGCTTCGATATTTGGATAATCTACAACTAGGTCTCCACCGACATTTGAAAGGAAGGACAAGCTTTGCAGGTTTTTATCTTTCCACTTCATGCTGACTTCAAAGTTACCGCGAGCAACCAGACCAGAAACCTGACCGTCTTTCCAAGCATCTGGAAGGGCTGGCAATGGTGCAATGTAGCCAGTGTGTGATTGGAGAAGCATTTCTGCAATCCCACTGGTTGCTCCAAAGTTTCCATCGATTTGGAAAGGTGCGTGCGTGTCCCAAAGGTTTTCTAGGGTTGAATATTTGAGCTGTTCAGCGAGCAAGCGATGGGCACGGTTACCGTCTAAGAGACGAGCCCAGAGGTTGATTTTATTGGCCTTAGACCAACCAGTACCACCATCTCCGCGATGGTTCAAAGTTGCACGCGCAGCTTCTAAGTATTCAGCCTGGTCCTTGCTAAAGAGCGTACCTGGGAAGAGACCTACCAGATGGGAAACGTGGCGGTGGTTATTTTCAATACCTTCATTAGTGAATTGTGGACTGTCTTCTTCGTACCATTCCTTGATGCGTCCGTCTTTGTTAATGTGAAGTGGTTTTAGTTTGTCAAATTTAGCCTTGACCTCTGTAACTAGGTCTTTGTCGACATTCAGATGGTTGGCAACTTCCATGTAGTCATGGAATAGCTGCCAGACTAGTGATTGGTCAAAGGTATTTCCAATGGTAATAGTACCGTGTTCAGGTGAATAGGATGGAGAAGATACCCAACGGTCACTGGCCTGGTCATAGTGCAAGAAGGAGTTCCAGAACTTAGCAGTTTCCTTGAGCATTGGATAGATCTTTTCTTTGAGATAAGTCTCATCCTTGGTGAATTTATAGTAGTCATAGACGTTCTGCATCATCCAGGCATTAGCTGCTGGCGACCAACCCCAATAGTAATTCCAACCAGGAGTAGTCCAGCCAAATGGTGTCGCCTGGGTATGAACCAGCCAGCCATTTTCTTGTCCATCTTTGGATTCGATACCGGCATATTCCTTAGCAGCGATACGGCCATAGTAACGCATATCGTCAATGTAATTGATCATTGGCTTGGCTGTTTCAGCTAGATTGCTCATGTAGGCTGGCCAATAGTTCATTTGCAAATTGACATTGAGGTGGTAGTCAGCGTTCCAAGGTGGATTGTCTACGGCATTCCAGACTCCTTGTAGGTTGGCAGGAAGGGCATCTGTCCGATCACGAGATGAACTAATCAATAAATAACGTCCGTATTGGAAGAAGAGTTCTTCCAGTTTTTGCCCTTTGCTAGGGTTATAGGTCTGAAGGGCCTCTTTTGTCGTTTGAGCAGTATTGCTTCCACCTAGGTTTAGTTTGACGCGGTTAAAGAGGCTTTGATAGTCTTTGATATGGTTCTTTTTAAGTGTCTCGTAGTCTTTGCCCCTAGCTGCTTCTACAATGCCTTTAACTGTTTTTTCGAGGTCAATGTCTTTGCGATAGTTTGTTTTTGGATTCTGAGCAAAGTTAGTCTTGGCACTGAGTAAAAGCGTAGCGTAGCTGGCCCCTGTGACCGTTAAACTATCCTCATGAACAGTAACTTTTCCGTCCGTTTTAATTCCTAGATAGGATGCGAACTGGAGGCCATTATCTTTGACTGTACCTTTTAGTAGGATACCATTTGGGTCTGTCGTAACATGGCCACTCTTGTAGTTAGAATATTCCGCTGAGTAGTCTCCGTTAGCAAGTAAATCTTCTGTTAAGCTATTCCAAACTGTAAAATCAAGTTTTTTGTCCCCTTTTTGGGTCAAGTGGGTCACGGTGACATCATCAGGGTAACTTGAGAAGGTTTCTCTTTTAAAGGTCGTTCCATCTTGGGTGTAAGAAGTTGTAGTAGTGGCTTCTGTGATATCCAAACCACGGTGATAGTCTGTAACTGTATCCAGCCCCTTTTTCTGGTTATTGAAGACCATGAAGATATCACCAAAGGCTAGATAACGTCCATACTGGGCGTTGTTTGGTCCAACTAGATTTTGTTCAGCTAATCGTTTGGCTTTTTGGCGATCTCCGTCTTCAAGAGCCTTACGAATTTCTGCTAAAATTTTATACCGTTCCTGATAGTTTCCTCCATTATAGTCGGTACTGTCGGGACGCGGTCCACCTGACCAAAGAGTTTTTTCGTTGTATTGGATTCTCTCCTCGCCAATGAGACCAAAAACCTTAGCACCCATTTCACCATTCCCAACTGGGAGTGCTTGTTTTTCCCAGCCATCATAGGAAGGTGCTGTTGGTCGATCATAGTTTAGCTGATAGTTGCTTTGTTCTGTCACAGGTGGTTCTTGTTTTTCGGTTTCCTTATTTTCATTAGGTTTTACAATAGCTTCAGTACTGGCTTGGTTAGTTGTAGCAGAAGTAACATCAGCATTAGCGGGTTTACTTTCAGAAGAACTATTATTAGCTAGAACTGGTTTTGTATGATCAATTGGCACGTTTGGCTGTGTATGCTCAGTTGATTCACTTGCTTTTGTTATAGTGTCTGTCTTAACTGTAGTTTTCTCTAATGCAGGCTCGTTTTGCTGTACTTCAATAGTATCAGCAGAGACGGTATGACTAGCTAGAAAAACCGCTCCAAGCAAAACAGAGGCTGTGCCGACTGTTAGCTTTCGAATACTGTAGCGACAGGATTTCTCCCTCCAAATTTTTTCCATAGAAACCTCCTTTATTAATTAAAAGCGCTTTCATTTTTAATGAGGCGAACTTTTGTTTCTATATTGTGTTGTTAATCTAATTTTACCAGCTAATGAAGTGTTGTCAAGAGGATTAGAGAAGGATATATATTTGATATTGTTTTGTATTAAAAAAGTGGAGGAAACGAATGGTAAGAGAGTGTATTTTTTATATTCTTTCTAGTTTTGACTAGAACAATAAGCCAACTTTAATTAAAGCTTACTCATCTCTGAAAGCGTAAAACAAACTAGTCAGGGTGGCTAGTTTATGGTATAATGAAAGAGACTCAAAAAGAAACAGGAGAAAAATGATGGATTTACTTTTAGCAATTGTATTGATTGTGCTAGCTTTTCTA includes these proteins:
- a CDS encoding SIALI-17 repeat-containing surface protein, with the protein product MEKIWREKSCRYSIRKLTVGTASVLLGAVFLASHTVSADTIEVQQNEPALEKTTVKTDTITKASESTEHTQPNVPIDHTKPVLANNSSSESKPANADVTSATTNQASTEAIVKPNENKETEKQEPPVTEQSNYQLNYDRPTAPSYDGWEKQALPVGNGEMGAKVFGLIGEERIQYNEKTLWSGGPRPDSTDYNGGNYQERYKILAEIRKALEDGDRQKAKRLAEQNLVGPNNAQYGRYLAFGDIFMVFNNQKKGLDTVTDYHRGLDITEATTTTSYTQDGTTFKRETFSSYPDDVTVTHLTQKGDKKLDFTVWNSLTEDLLANGDYSAEYSNYKSGHVTTDPNGILLKGTVKDNGLQFASYLGIKTDGKVTVHEDSLTVTGASYATLLLSAKTNFAQNPKTNYRKDIDLEKTVKGIVEAARGKDYETLKKNHIKDYQSLFNRVKLNLGGSNTAQTTKEALQTYNPSKGQKLEELFFQYGRYLLISSSRDRTDALPANLQGVWNAVDNPPWNADYHLNVNLQMNYWPAYMSNLAETAKPMINYIDDMRYYGRIAAKEYAGIESKDGQENGWLVHTQATPFGWTTPGWNYYWGWSPAANAWMMQNVYDYYKFTKDETYLKEKIYPMLKETAKFWNSFLHYDQASDRWVSSPSYSPEHGTITIGNTFDQSLVWQLFHDYMEVANHLNVDKDLVTEVKAKFDKLKPLHINKDGRIKEWYEEDSPQFTNEGIENNHRHVSHLVGLFPGTLFSKDQAEYLEAARATLNHRGDGGTGWSKANKINLWARLLDGNRAHRLLAEQLKYSTLENLWDTHAPFQIDGNFGATSGIAEMLLQSHTGYIAPLPALPDAWKDGQVSGLVARGNFEVSMKWKDKNLQSLSFLSNVGGDLVVDYPNIEASQVKVNGKSVKATVLKDGRIQLATQKGDVITFEHFPGRVTSLTAVRQNGVTAELTFNQVEGATHYVIQRHVKDESGQTSASREFVTNQTHFIDRSLDPQLAYTYTVKAMLGNVSTQVSEKANVETYNQLMDDRDSRIQYGSAFGNWADSELFGGTEKFADLSLGNYTDKDATATIPFNGVGIEIYGLKSSQLGIAEVKIDGKSVGELDFYTAGATEKGSLIGRFTGLSDGAHVMTITVKQEHKHRGSERSKISLDYFKVLPGQGTTIEKMDDRDPRIQYGSQFKDWSDTELYKSTEKYADINNADPSTASEAQATIPFTGTGIRIYGLKTSALGKALVTLDGKEMPSLDFYTAGATQKATLIGEFTNLTDGNHILTLKVDPNSPAGRKKISLDSFDIIKAPAVGIDSPSIAPLKEGDKNISLTLPAGDWEAIAVTFPGIKDPLVLRRIDDNHLVTTGDQTVLSIQDNQVQIPIPDETNRKIGNAIEAYSIQGNTTSSPVVAVFTKKDEKKVENQQPTTSKGDDPAPIVEIPEYTKPIGTAGQEQPPVVNIPEYTKPIGTAGQEQPPVVNIPEYTKPIGTAGQEQPPTVSIPEYTEPIGTAGQEQPPTVSIPEYTKPIGTAGQEQPPVVNIPEYTQPISTAGLEQPPTVSIPEYTQPVGTAGQEQAPTVSVPEYKLRVLKDEKTKVEIIGGATDLEGISHISSRRVLAQELFGKTYDAYDLHLKNSTDQSLQPKGAVLVRLPISSAVENVYYLTPSKELQALDFTIREGMAEFMTSHFSTYAVVYQANGASTTANQKPSETDIEPLANSSEQVSSSPGFAQSANYSPKEQLPATGETSSPLLFLSGLSLVLTATFLLKSKKDESN